The Mycolicibacterium cosmeticum DNA window CGGGATCCGGACACCAACTTCGCCCACGAGTTGCACACCTACGGCATCTACGGGCAAAAGGACTACAACGCCTGGATCGGCAAACTGGTCTGCAAACGGCTCTACAACAACGTCGACCACGACGCGTTCGCCTCGGCCAAGTTCATCGGCGACAACCTCGACCGGCACAACACCACCCAACAGAACTGGCAGTTCCTCGGCGCCGCCCTGAACTACTACTGCCCGGAAAAACGCGTCATCCTCGACCAGGCCGCCGCCGCCCAGCACTGAACCGGAGAAACACCATGGCATCCACCGCAATCCGCTTCGGCATCGCAGGACTGGCCCTGGCCGGCGCCCTGACCACCTCGGGTATCGCGTCAGCCGACGCCACCGATGACTACCCCATCCCCAACCGCATCCTCAAAACCCCCTGCACCGCCGAACAGATCATGGCCGCCGCCCGCGACGTCGAACCCGTCTACTACGAGCGCTACATGATCGACTACAACAACAAACCCGCCGCCGACCAACAAGGCGCCCAAGACCGCATCCACTGGTTCTTCTCCCTGGACTACGCCGGCCGACGCCAATACTCCGAAGACACCGCCACCAACGCCTTCTACGAACAAATGTCCTGGCGCTGGCCCAACTGGGCAAAACTGTTCTTCAACAACAAAGGTGTGGCCGCCCACACCACCGACATCTGCCAGAACTACCCGCCCAATGACATGTCGGTCTGGGACTGGCACTAGGCCACCTCACCCGCCGCTCAGTGCGCGGCGGCGGTCACCGAGGGCTCGGCCGGTTCGATCGTCCCGGCCGCCTCGGACCGGCGACCGCGGGTGAAGACGACCAGGGCCAGGGCGGCCAGCACCGCGGCGGCGAACATGGCAATGCCCATGGGCACCGCGCTGTGCTCGCCGGCGAGCCCGACCAGGGGTGAGGCACCGGCGCCGAGCGCGTATTGCAGGAAACCCAGCACCGCGGACCCGGTGCCGGCCGCATGGCGCACCTCGGCGGTGGCCAGCGCCATGGCGTTGGCCACGACGAAGCCCATGCTGGCCATGAAGCCGGCCATCAGCGCGATCGTCGACACCGGTGCGACACCACCGGCGGTGACGGTGAGCAGCAGCAAGCCGGTCACCACCACCATTGCCGTGATGCCGACCAGCATCAGCCGGCGCGGCGCGATCCGCACCACCAGCCGGGCTGACAGCGCGCTCATCGCGGCCATCACCACCGCGCAGCCGCCGAACGTCAACGAGTACGCCTGCGGCGACAAGCCGACGATGTTCTGCAGGACGAACGGTGAGGCAGAGATATAGGAGAACAGAGCGGTGAACACAAAGGCCAGTGCCAGCGCGTAACCGACAAACCGGCGATTGGACAGCACGGTGGCGCTGCTCGACCGCAGCGCCGCCAGTCCCCCGGGCCTGCGCCGGTCGCGGGGTAACGACTCCGGGGTGAAGAACACGACGCCGAGCAACATCAAGGCGTTCAGGGCGGCCAGCGCGACGAACACGACCCGCCACCCGAAGTCGGCGACGATGAACCCGCCCAGCACCGGCGCGAGGACCGGGGCCAATGCCCCGATGACCATCAGCACGCCGAACAACCGGGCGGCCTCGGCCCCGGCGGTGCGGTCGGTCACGATGGCGCGGGAGATCACCACTCCGGCCGCCCCGGCGAAACCCTGCGCGAAGCGCAATGCGATCAGGATCTGGACCGAGGGGCTGACGATGCACAACAGGCTGGCCAGCAGGCACACCAGGGTGCCGATGAGCAATGGCGTGCGCCGGCCGTAGCGGTCGGACAACGGCCCGATCACCAGTTGACCGGCGGCGAGCCCGATCAACAGTGCGGTCAGTGTCAGTTGGATCATCGGCGCCGACGTCCCGAACTCGGCGGCCATCTCGGGAAACGCCGACAGGTACATGTCGATGGACAGTGGCGTCACCGCGGACAGCAGGGCCAGGACGGCGATCAGCGTCGCCGGCACCGCGTTGCGGGTCGGTGTGGTCACGTGGGTACCTCGCCTCAGTTGATTATGGATTCATATATATTTGAGCATATGTATCTGCCGATAGGTAATCTGTGGTGATGGACACCACACCGACGGTCGACACAGCGATCCGCGAGTTGGCGCTCGCCCTACATGAGCTGTCCTGGCGCCTGACGCGGTTGGGCCCCGCCCGCGCCGGCCTCGACCCCCTCCCCGCATCCGAACTCGCGGTGCTGCGCGCCATCGTGGACGAGCCGGGACTGAGCGTGTCGGATGTCGCGGCGGTGGTGGCGATGCAGTCGAGCAACGTGAGCGCCGCCATCCGGGCCCTCGTCGAGCGGGGGTTGGTCTCGAAGACACCACGAGAAGATGACCGCCGGGTATCGGTATTGCACCCAACCCGCAAGGCCCGCAACGACAAACGCGCCATCGATGACGCGCTGGCCGACGGCATCGCCGAAGTGCTCGCGGTATTGCCACCCGAATCCGTTGCCACGCTGCTCACCGCGACGCCGGCCATGCGCGGCCTGGCCGGCGCACTGGCGCGACCTTCCAAGCCAGTCGTTGCCAGAATCGGCGAACCCGGACGCGAATCATGAATTAGGTTGGGCGACAGATCATTTCATATGATTCTCGTAGTGAGCTCAGCAGCAACATGTTTCACGATCATCGTCGGCTACGTCCGCGTGATCAAGCGTTGAATCACTGCCCTGCAACACCTTTGCAAGAACAT harbors:
- a CDS encoding multidrug effflux MFS transporter, producing MTTPTRNAVPATLIAVLALLSAVTPLSIDMYLSAFPEMAAEFGTSAPMIQLTLTALLIGLAAGQLVIGPLSDRYGRRTPLLIGTLVCLLASLLCIVSPSVQILIALRFAQGFAGAAGVVISRAIVTDRTAGAEAARLFGVLMVIGALAPVLAPVLGGFIVADFGWRVVFVALAALNALMLLGVVFFTPESLPRDRRRPGGLAALRSSSATVLSNRRFVGYALALAFVFTALFSYISASPFVLQNIVGLSPQAYSLTFGGCAVVMAAMSALSARLVVRIAPRRLMLVGITAMVVVTGLLLLTVTAGGVAPVSTIALMAGFMASMGFVVANAMALATAEVRHAAGTGSAVLGFLQYALGAGASPLVGLAGEHSAVPMGIAMFAAAVLAALALVVFTRGRRSEAAGTIEPAEPSVTAAAH
- a CDS encoding DUF5078 domain-containing protein, coding for MASTAIRFGIAGLALAGALTTSGIASADATDDYPIPNRILKTPCTAEQIMAAARDVEPVYYERYMIDYNNKPAADQQGAQDRIHWFFSLDYAGRRQYSEDTATNAFYEQMSWRWPNWAKLFFNNKGVAAHTTDICQNYPPNDMSVWDWH
- a CDS encoding DUF732 domain-containing protein, translating into RDPDTNFAHELHTYGIYGQKDYNAWIGKLVCKRLYNNVDHDAFASAKFIGDNLDRHNTTQQNWQFLGAALNYYCPEKRVILDQAAAAQH
- a CDS encoding MarR family winged helix-turn-helix transcriptional regulator gives rise to the protein MDTTPTVDTAIRELALALHELSWRLTRLGPARAGLDPLPASELAVLRAIVDEPGLSVSDVAAVVAMQSSNVSAAIRALVERGLVSKTPREDDRRVSVLHPTRKARNDKRAIDDALADGIAEVLAVLPPESVATLLTATPAMRGLAGALARPSKPVVARIGEPGRES